A window from Alkalicoccobacillus plakortidis encodes these proteins:
- a CDS encoding phospholipase D-like domain-containing protein — protein sequence MKSTKYTKKHLLLILPVLFVIIYIGTITYGVNRPLPNENISYKSELKPVIDPVFLTDLSYAKNDNRVLEQDIFDYINEMINNADEFVLFDMFLFNNIYGEDENFPALADEMSNALLKKKQDDPNVAITVITDPVNTMYGANQPDHLERLSQADIPVIISDLDSLRDSNPLYSGFYKLFLQWDSLKLIDGLPNALGTNGKDANLHSYLTSLTGKANHRKVVLTDHEALISSGNPHDASAYHNNVAIAFKGSLLEDLLITEEAVTQYSANQSIKTNEYMPETVGEQSEVLGQILTERPIHERALSIINEAQEGDTIWIALLYLSESNICDALIDAANRNVSVQLILDQNIESFGNKKIGLPNKPVAYRLMNEGNDNVQIRWYETEKEQYHPKILFLDSDHTSEILSGSANFTRRNLEDLNLETNIYLTASSDTEIMNDVRDYFERIWTNEDGIYTADYETYKDESLWLRGIFFIQKLTKLSTF from the coding sequence ATGAAATCAACTAAATATACCAAAAAACATCTTCTACTTATCCTTCCAGTACTATTTGTCATTATTTATATTGGCACCATCACCTATGGAGTCAATCGACCGCTTCCGAATGAAAACATATCGTATAAAAGTGAACTAAAACCTGTGATTGACCCCGTTTTTCTAACGGATCTTTCTTATGCAAAAAACGACAACCGAGTGCTTGAGCAAGATATTTTTGATTATATAAATGAAATGATTAATAACGCAGATGAATTTGTTCTATTTGATATGTTTCTTTTTAATAACATCTATGGTGAAGATGAAAACTTCCCTGCCTTGGCGGATGAAATGAGTAATGCGCTCCTTAAGAAAAAACAAGACGATCCAAATGTAGCGATTACAGTGATCACTGACCCAGTAAATACCATGTATGGTGCAAACCAACCGGATCATCTAGAACGACTTTCTCAGGCTGATATCCCTGTCATTATTAGCGACCTCGATTCATTACGAGATTCCAATCCACTTTATTCAGGCTTTTATAAACTGTTTTTACAATGGGATAGCTTAAAGCTAATCGATGGCTTACCTAATGCTCTAGGTACCAATGGAAAAGACGCCAACCTGCATTCTTACCTTACTTCCTTAACTGGTAAAGCCAATCACCGAAAAGTTGTGTTGACCGACCATGAAGCCCTTATAAGCTCAGGCAACCCTCATGATGCGAGCGCATACCACAACAATGTAGCTATCGCTTTTAAAGGAAGTCTCTTGGAGGATTTACTCATTACTGAAGAAGCTGTTACCCAATACTCAGCAAATCAATCCATTAAAACTAATGAATACATGCCTGAAACAGTAGGCGAGCAGTCAGAAGTATTAGGTCAAATTTTAACTGAACGCCCTATTCATGAACGTGCACTCTCAATCATAAATGAAGCTCAAGAAGGTGATACGATTTGGATTGCTCTTCTATATTTATCAGAGTCTAACATATGTGATGCTTTAATAGATGCAGCTAATCGTAATGTTTCTGTTCAACTTATTCTTGACCAAAACATCGAATCGTTTGGCAATAAAAAAATCGGATTACCTAATAAGCCAGTTGCCTATCGATTAATGAACGAAGGTAACGACAATGTGCAAATTCGTTGGTATGAGACTGAGAAGGAGCAATATCACCCAAAGATCCTCTTCCTTGATTCAGATCATACATCGGAGATCCTTAGTGGATCAGCAAATTTCACTCGTCGCAATCTCGAGGATCTAAATTTAGAGACAAATATTTATCTTACTGCCTCATCAGATACCGAGATTATGAACGATGTAAGAGACTATTTTGAACGTATTTGGACAAATGAAGATGGCATTTATACTGCTGACTATGAAACCTATAAGGATGAATCACTTTGGCTGAGAGGAATCTTCTTTATTCAGAAACTCACTAAACTTTCAACCTTTTAA
- a CDS encoding deoxynucleoside kinase: MSEHTPFIVVEGPIGVGKTTLTKLLAAEFSYASLTEIVEENPFLGKFYENIEEWSFQTEMFFLCNRYKQLEDTAEKLQAGVPVVADYHIFKNLIFARRTLPKDQLDKYIRIYNILTEEVPEPTAIVYIHASLPTLLKRINQRGRSIEQHIEPEYLEQLITDYEEAIASMSAMYPHVPIIKIDGDNYDYVENQSDLDYIYNLIREIT; the protein is encoded by the coding sequence ATGTCAGAACATACACCATTTATTGTGGTTGAAGGACCAATCGGGGTGGGCAAAACAACCCTGACAAAATTATTAGCAGCTGAATTTTCATACGCAAGTCTCACTGAAATTGTAGAGGAGAACCCGTTCCTTGGTAAGTTTTATGAAAATATCGAGGAGTGGAGTTTTCAAACAGAAATGTTTTTCCTATGTAACCGGTATAAGCAGCTTGAAGATACGGCCGAGAAGCTTCAAGCTGGTGTGCCTGTTGTTGCTGATTACCATATTTTCAAAAATCTCATTTTTGCAAGACGTACTCTTCCAAAAGACCAGCTTGATAAATACATTAGGATTTATAATATCCTCACAGAAGAAGTGCCTGAACCTACAGCTATTGTTTATATTCACGCAAGTCTTCCTACATTACTAAAGCGTATAAATCAAAGAGGTCGAAGCATTGAGCAGCATATTGAGCCAGAATATTTAGAGCAGCTGATAACAGACTATGAAGAAGCCATTGCATCCATGTCGGCTATGTATCCTCACGTGCCAATTATAAAAATTGACGGTGACAACTATGATTACGTTGAAAATCAATCAGATCTTGATTACATATACAACTTAATTCGAGAAATCACATAA
- a CDS encoding deoxynucleoside kinase, which translates to MNLREKYNIPSHALITVAGTVGVGKSTLTKALASELGFRTSYEQVDNNPYLDKFYADFERWSFHLQIYFLAERFKEQKLMFEAGGNFIQDRSIYEDTGIFAKMHADKGTMSAVDYTTYKSLFDAMVMTPYFPHPNLLIYLDGSLEDILSRIQQRGREMEKQTPLSYWEEMYGRYQKWIAEFDACPVLKININEYDLISDQQSLEPIIAKIGDKISHPGALSSSARQ; encoded by the coding sequence TTGAATTTACGAGAGAAATATAACATACCTAGTCATGCATTAATTACCGTTGCTGGTACTGTTGGAGTTGGCAAATCAACATTAACCAAAGCACTTGCCTCTGAATTAGGCTTCCGCACTTCTTATGAACAGGTAGATAATAATCCGTATCTAGATAAGTTTTATGCAGATTTTGAACGTTGGAGCTTTCATTTACAGATCTACTTTTTAGCTGAACGCTTTAAAGAGCAGAAGTTAATGTTTGAAGCTGGAGGAAATTTCATTCAAGATCGCTCCATTTATGAGGATACAGGCATCTTTGCCAAAATGCATGCAGATAAAGGTACCATGTCTGCGGTTGATTACACAACGTATAAGAGCCTTTTTGATGCTATGGTTATGACTCCATACTTTCCTCATCCAAATCTGTTAATTTATTTGGATGGTAGCCTTGAGGATATCCTAAGCCGTATTCAACAACGCGGAAGAGAAATGGAAAAGCAAACTCCACTCTCTTATTGGGAAGAGATGTATGGACGCTATCAAAAATGGATTGCTGAATTTGATGCCTGTCCTGTTTTAAAGATTAACATTAATGAATATGACCTTATAAGCGATCAACAATCGTTAGAGCCGATTATCGCTAAAATTGGTGATAAAATTAGTCATCCAGGGGCATTGTCGAGTTCAGCTCGGCAATAA
- a CDS encoding restriction endonuclease translates to MSFFESNGAWIFILCIAVIISLLWLILRLKKKKRYDVAKITLKDIDQMSGHDFEDYLQVLFTAIGYETYLTKKSRDYGADLLFINEQGNKIIVQAKRYQAKLGLTSVQEIFAAKSFYQADLALIITSAEGVTDSCWKLAGATDISFLMREELEEILKLCKQGKMEKAREIVDHPVMPEQTKQTGMLESVKVTRNRIEAGEYFYKK, encoded by the coding sequence ATGTCGTTTTTTGAAAGCAATGGAGCATGGATTTTTATACTATGTATCGCAGTTATCATCAGTCTTTTATGGCTGATTCTACGTTTAAAAAAGAAAAAAAGATATGATGTTGCAAAGATTACGCTAAAAGATATTGATCAAATGTCAGGTCACGATTTTGAAGACTATTTGCAGGTATTGTTTACGGCAATTGGTTATGAAACGTATCTAACAAAAAAAAGCCGTGATTATGGTGCTGATTTACTATTTATAAACGAACAGGGAAATAAGATTATTGTTCAGGCAAAACGCTACCAAGCGAAATTGGGATTGACCTCCGTTCAGGAGATATTTGCAGCTAAATCATTTTATCAGGCGGATTTAGCCCTGATTATCACTTCAGCAGAAGGCGTCACAGATTCGTGTTGGAAACTTGCAGGAGCAACTGATATTAGCTTTCTGATGAGAGAAGAGCTTGAAGAAATTCTCAAGCTGTGCAAACAGGGGAAAATGGAAAAAGCAAGAGAGATTGTCGATCATCCAGTCATGCCAGAACAAACAAAACAAACCGGCATGCTTGAATCCGTAAAAGTAACAAGGAACAGGATCGAAGCAGGAGAATATTTTTATAAGAAATAA
- a CDS encoding glycine betaine ABC transporter substrate-binding protein, whose protein sequence is MNTKKLGLAIGLTSILALAACGDSNDGADSGDDSSGADASSLSEITGIDGGAGVMTAAQNAIDTYGLDLALQASSGAAMTEALGNAINNEDPIVVTGWTPHWMFATYDLKYLDDPEGVFGEEESIHTFTREGLAEDAPEANTVLDNFHWTEDEMGEVMLDIQEGTDPEEAAANWVESNQDRVDEWTNGVDQVDGETISLAYVSWDSEIASTNVVKTVLESVGYTVETASMESAFMWTAIAEGEQDAMVAGWLPLTHEAYYEDYKDQVVDLGPNFEGAKTGLVVPAYMDIDSIEDLK, encoded by the coding sequence ATGAATACAAAAAAACTAGGACTTGCTATTGGTTTAACGTCTATCCTAGCACTGGCTGCTTGTGGAGACAGTAACGATGGTGCAGATTCTGGCGACGATTCTTCAGGTGCAGATGCTTCTAGCTTATCAGAAATCACAGGTATTGATGGTGGTGCAGGTGTAATGACTGCTGCTCAAAACGCCATTGACACATACGGTTTAGACCTTGCGTTACAAGCAAGCTCTGGTGCTGCAATGACTGAAGCTCTTGGTAATGCAATTAATAATGAAGATCCAATTGTTGTTACAGGTTGGACTCCTCACTGGATGTTTGCAACATATGATTTAAAATATCTTGATGATCCAGAAGGTGTATTTGGTGAAGAGGAAAGCATTCACACATTTACACGTGAAGGTTTAGCAGAGGACGCTCCTGAAGCGAACACAGTTCTAGATAACTTCCATTGGACTGAGGACGAGATGGGTGAAGTAATGCTAGACATTCAAGAAGGTACAGACCCTGAAGAAGCTGCAGCTAACTGGGTTGAAAGCAATCAAGATCGTGTAGATGAGTGGACAAACGGCGTTGACCAAGTTGATGGAGAAACCATTTCACTTGCATATGTATCTTGGGATTCTGAAATTGCTTCTACTAACGTTGTGAAAACTGTGCTTGAATCAGTAGGATACACAGTTGAAACTGCTTCTATGGAAAGTGCATTTATGTGGACTGCTATTGCTGAAGGTGAACAGGATGCGATGGTTGCTGGATGGTTGCCACTTACACATGAAGCGTATTATGAGGATTACAAAGATCAAGTAGTAGATCTTGGACCTAACTTTGAAGGTGCAAAAACAGGATTAGTTGTTCCTGCATATATGGACATTGATTCTATTGAAGATTTGAAATAA
- a CDS encoding ABC transporter permease, giving the protein MDILPRLPLADWIDWLVDWIKNASAFFGGIRNFIGWCVDGIGWVLSIPPSWLLIIIITLGTFWLHKRKWGLALFVLVGLLLIDNLQYWSQMIDTLSLVLTAGLISIIIGIPLGIWMAKSAIVESIFKPILDFMQTMPAFVYLIPAVAFFGIGMVPGVVASVIFAMPPTVRLTNLGIRQVSTELVEAADAFGSTGSQKLFKVELPMAKGTIMAGVNQSIMLALSMVVIAAMIGARGLGQSVYTAVGQNNVGVGFEAGIAIVIVAIILDRLTQVFNSKAEQGH; this is encoded by the coding sequence ATGGATATACTACCACGTCTACCCCTAGCTGATTGGATTGATTGGTTAGTTGATTGGATTAAAAATGCAAGTGCATTTTTTGGAGGAATTCGTAATTTTATTGGGTGGTGTGTTGATGGAATTGGTTGGGTACTATCTATTCCGCCATCATGGCTCTTAATAATTATTATTACTTTAGGAACGTTTTGGCTTCATAAAAGAAAATGGGGACTCGCTTTATTTGTCTTAGTTGGATTATTGCTTATTGATAATCTACAATATTGGAGTCAAATGATTGACACATTATCACTCGTGTTAACAGCAGGACTAATTTCAATTATAATCGGAATTCCGCTTGGTATCTGGATGGCGAAAAGTGCAATTGTTGAAAGTATTTTTAAGCCAATTCTTGACTTTATGCAGACGATGCCAGCATTTGTATACTTAATCCCGGCAGTTGCGTTTTTTGGAATAGGAATGGTTCCTGGGGTTGTGGCTTCTGTTATTTTTGCAATGCCACCAACCGTTCGACTAACAAATCTAGGAATACGTCAGGTATCAACTGAACTAGTTGAGGCTGCAGATGCATTCGGTTCTACAGGATCACAAAAGCTGTTTAAAGTTGAATTACCAATGGCTAAAGGAACGATTATGGCCGGTGTCAACCAAAGTATTATGCTCGCACTATCTATGGTTGTTATTGCAGCGATGATTGGAGCTCGTGGTCTTGGTCAATCAGTATATACGGCTGTAGGACAAAACAATGTAGGTGTAGGATTTGAAGCTGGTATTGCTATTGTTATTGTAGCAATTATCTTAGACCGTTTAACACAAGTATTTAATAGTAAAGCCGAACAAGGACATTAA
- a CDS encoding quaternary amine ABC transporter ATP-binding protein: MAKIKVEGLTKVFGKKPKRALDLLAEKKSKDDILKETGMTVGVNQASFEVQDGEIFVIMGLSGSGKSTIVRLLNRLIEPTTGSVMIDGDDLAKMDEKKLREARRKKMSMVFQKFGLFPNRTILENVEYGLEVQGVPKGKRRETATTSLNLVGLKGYESSYPSQLSGGMQQRVGLARALANDPDVLLMDEAFSALDPLIRKDMQDELLDLQETMKKTIIFITHDLDEALRIGDRIMIMKDGAIVQIGSPEDILTNPENDYVEKFVEDVDRSKVFTAENVMIRPETVNIEKDGPRVALQRMKDAGISSIFVTRRNKELVGIVHAKEVADLIKTGQTSIESIVKNDIARVAPETTLSDLFEQVSTSPVPLAVVTENKLRGIIVRGAVLGALSGSEVDFDGYTTTSTPS, translated from the coding sequence GTGGCGAAGATAAAAGTTGAAGGTCTGACAAAGGTCTTTGGAAAGAAACCAAAACGTGCCTTGGACTTACTTGCAGAGAAAAAAAGTAAGGATGACATACTGAAAGAAACGGGAATGACGGTAGGGGTTAACCAAGCTAGTTTTGAAGTCCAAGATGGAGAAATTTTTGTCATTATGGGACTATCAGGTAGTGGTAAGTCAACAATTGTTCGATTATTAAATCGTTTAATTGAGCCAACTACAGGTAGTGTCATGATTGATGGGGATGATCTTGCGAAGATGGATGAAAAGAAACTTCGTGAAGCACGACGTAAAAAGATGAGTATGGTTTTCCAGAAGTTCGGGTTATTTCCGAACCGTACAATCCTTGAAAATGTAGAGTATGGTCTTGAAGTTCAAGGTGTACCAAAAGGAAAAAGACGAGAAACGGCAACAACATCATTAAATTTAGTTGGACTTAAGGGATATGAATCAAGTTATCCAAGTCAACTTTCTGGTGGGATGCAGCAACGTGTTGGCTTAGCAAGAGCTCTTGCTAACGACCCCGATGTGTTATTAATGGATGAAGCATTCTCAGCGCTCGATCCATTAATACGTAAAGACATGCAGGATGAACTTCTTGATCTTCAAGAAACAATGAAAAAGACGATCATTTTTATTACACATGATTTAGATGAAGCGTTACGTATTGGTGACCGCATCATGATTATGAAAGATGGAGCGATTGTTCAAATTGGTTCTCCTGAGGATATCTTAACAAATCCAGAAAATGATTATGTTGAGAAGTTCGTTGAGGATGTGGATCGTTCTAAGGTCTTCACTGCGGAGAATGTAATGATTCGTCCGGAAACCGTTAATATAGAGAAAGATGGACCGCGTGTTGCCTTGCAGCGTATGAAGGATGCGGGAATCTCAAGTATCTTTGTGACGAGACGAAACAAAGAATTAGTAGGAATCGTTCATGCTAAAGAAGTGGCCGATCTCATTAAAACAGGTCAAACTTCAATTGAATCGATTGTAAAAAATGATATTGCAAGGGTAGCACCAGAAACCACACTTTCTGACTTGTTTGAACAGGTATCAACAAGCCCTGTGCCACTCGCAGTTGTAACTGAAAATAAACTACGCGGAATTATTGTTAGAGGAGCTGTTCTAGGAGCTCTGTCCGGAAGTGAGGTTGATTTTGATGGATATACTACCACGTCTACCCCTAGCTGA
- a CDS encoding GbsR/MarR family transcriptional regulator, giving the protein MLDRSNETCDQIEQARKDFIHELSQNMHLYGISDSVGRLYGTVLFADHPMTLDEMSQSLGMSKTSMSTGIRVLMEANMVEKAWQKGVRKDLYQPVDDWYKSFSTAFVKRWRTSVINNLQAVHQMRDTLQRMQQEQDISDDSIRSDSLITDLEKLQHAENYYNWLAEVTEIFESGKIFDLIPKK; this is encoded by the coding sequence ATGTTAGATCGTTCTAATGAAACATGTGATCAGATCGAACAGGCACGCAAAGATTTCATCCACGAGCTTTCACAAAATATGCACCTGTACGGTATATCTGATTCTGTTGGCCGATTGTATGGCACTGTATTATTTGCTGATCATCCAATGACACTTGATGAAATGAGTCAATCACTAGGCATGAGTAAAACTAGCATGAGTACAGGAATCAGGGTTCTAATGGAAGCGAATATGGTTGAAAAAGCTTGGCAAAAAGGTGTTCGAAAAGATCTTTATCAGCCAGTTGATGATTGGTATAAATCGTTTTCAACTGCCTTTGTAAAAAGGTGGAGAACATCTGTTATAAACAATCTTCAAGCCGTTCATCAAATGCGTGATACTTTACAAAGAATGCAACAGGAACAAGACATTTCAGATGATTCAATTCGGTCCGACTCATTAATAACAGATCTTGAAAAGCTACAACATGCTGAGAACTACTACAATTGGTTAGCTGAAGTTACTGAGATTTTTGAGAGTGGTAAAATTTTTGATTTAATTCCCAAAAAATAA
- a CDS encoding phosphatase PAP2 family protein, protein MKNKKTLLWFSLLTFSLFILLAFTFESSYLQAIDVFFVEGMPNYRHDWITSIMLFLAWLGGTRIMAVLTLSLLILLVIKHKRLTAAFLPILVMGGTGVLNLIAKQLISRVRPEVNYLIDQPGYSFPSGHTMAAVSLFGLIVYLSYIMIEKGTVRKLTVISAITLVVLMGASRVYLGVHFFTDIMGGTLFSLTWLMISIYLVESLKSSSASRSVSDA, encoded by the coding sequence TTGAAAAATAAAAAAACACTTTTGTGGTTTAGTTTGCTTACTTTTAGTTTATTTATTTTGCTTGCTTTTACATTCGAAAGTTCGTATTTACAAGCAATCGATGTCTTTTTTGTTGAAGGGATGCCTAACTATCGCCATGATTGGATCACTTCCATTATGCTTTTTTTAGCTTGGTTAGGTGGAACCCGAATCATGGCTGTGCTAACCCTTAGTTTGCTTATCTTATTAGTGATTAAACACAAGCGATTGACTGCAGCATTCCTCCCCATTTTAGTTATGGGTGGAACGGGGGTATTAAATCTAATAGCCAAACAATTAATAAGTAGAGTACGACCTGAGGTGAATTATTTAATCGATCAGCCAGGTTATAGCTTTCCAAGTGGTCATACTATGGCGGCTGTATCGTTGTTTGGACTTATTGTGTATCTCTCTTATATCATGATCGAGAAGGGCACAGTACGAAAGCTGACGGTTATTTCAGCAATCACTTTGGTTGTTTTAATGGGAGCCAGCAGAGTATATTTAGGCGTACATTTTTTTACTGATATCATGGGAGGGACTTTATTTAGTTTGACTTGGTTAATGATTTCAATATATCTTGTTGAATCATTAAAGAGCTCATCTGCTTCACGTTCTGTATCTGACGCCTAG
- a CDS encoding glycerophosphodiester phosphodiesterase yields MKKTKNQQPIIQVPILNLTQIEQLTSVQNKSTNMFISNDMVKGISLAHMDLFLASPCTKIIHIEDMEQLDAILSRITAKQKAKLTIVSANTQVLKAVFNSYTSCRRVFYAKEHSWSATALICLLNKLGIKTVLLQPELALMLTHTLHKHALVVWSHGEEKEKMHKLFSANVDAMTLSLTNDSRKMFDEYLKLHILKRPVFVAHRGAPQLDIENTLPAFEKAVEYGADVLETDIRETKDKQLILFHDPDIKRITSSKGLVSSFLLEELKDLLPVVTLDTFLTRFRQSPQLLLIEIKERHTVTEVIKLVEKYSMEHRVHIQSFDPESLQTVRSLNEEIGVSLLYSHNKWSKNRISHATVHQTLSQTQSSLNIKSTRSFHRTKNSFSKWGLHSFIWTIRREKELYRLWSLGVSGLIIDCIQHLIKIPIHLEILDAPKFNQNGDLVVPEKAYACYTNGSKKLVPVKWMMQEDTRLIELTSTTKRLNSLNTFCIYQFSINGLKRSVISKMTIIEEKNNKRGA; encoded by the coding sequence ATGAAAAAAACAAAGAATCAGCAGCCTATAATACAAGTTCCAATTCTGAATCTTACACAAATCGAGCAGCTTACTTCCGTTCAAAATAAATCGACAAACATGTTTATATCTAATGACATGGTTAAAGGCATTTCTTTAGCGCATATGGATCTATTCTTAGCTTCTCCATGCACAAAAATCATTCATATAGAAGACATGGAACAACTAGATGCGATTCTTAGCAGAATAACAGCCAAACAAAAAGCAAAACTAACCATCGTATCAGCCAATACACAAGTTCTGAAGGCAGTTTTCAACAGCTATACTTCATGTAGGCGAGTCTTTTATGCCAAAGAGCATTCATGGTCAGCAACTGCGCTGATCTGTTTATTAAACAAGTTAGGCATTAAAACTGTTTTGCTTCAACCAGAGCTTGCACTCATGCTCACTCATACATTACATAAACATGCGTTAGTAGTATGGAGTCATGGTGAGGAAAAGGAAAAGATGCACAAGCTTTTTAGTGCTAATGTTGATGCAATGACACTTTCTTTAACTAATGACAGCAGAAAAATGTTTGATGAATATTTGAAGCTTCACATTCTCAAAAGACCAGTATTTGTGGCTCATCGTGGAGCGCCGCAGTTAGACATTGAGAATACGTTACCAGCATTTGAAAAAGCGGTTGAATACGGAGCCGATGTATTAGAAACAGACATACGCGAAACAAAAGACAAGCAACTGATACTTTTTCATGATCCAGATATAAAACGGATCACTTCAAGCAAAGGTTTAGTCTCTTCTTTTTTGCTAGAAGAATTAAAAGACTTACTTCCTGTTGTTACATTAGATACATTTTTAACAAGGTTCCGGCAGTCGCCCCAGTTGCTGTTAATTGAAATCAAGGAAAGGCACACTGTTACAGAAGTAATTAAACTTGTAGAAAAATATAGTATGGAACATCGTGTACATATCCAAAGCTTTGATCCGGAATCACTACAAACCGTCCGCTCATTAAATGAAGAAATTGGTGTGAGTTTACTATACTCTCATAACAAATGGTCCAAAAATCGTATATCTCATGCAACTGTCCATCAGACATTATCTCAGACACAGAGCTCACTAAATATAAAATCAACTCGTTCTTTTCACCGAACGAAAAACTCATTCTCCAAGTGGGGATTACATTCATTTATATGGACCATTCGCAGAGAGAAAGAGTTATATAGGCTGTGGTCCTTGGGTGTTTCCGGGTTAATTATTGACTGTATCCAGCATCTAATAAAAATTCCGATACATCTTGAGATTCTAGATGCCCCTAAGTTTAATCAAAATGGGGACTTGGTTGTTCCAGAAAAAGCCTATGCTTGCTACACTAATGGTTCAAAAAAACTTGTTCCTGTGAAATGGATGATGCAAGAAGATACTCGTTTAATCGAACTAACAAGCACAACAAAAAGATTAAATAGCTTAAACACTTTTTGTATCTATCAATTTTCTATAAACGGATTGAAACGTTCAGTTATTTCAAAAATGACCATTATAGAAGAAAAAAATAATAAGAGAGGTGCCTGA
- a CDS encoding Fur-regulated basic protein FbpA: MNKDTSESNRRDHLISRIIELGVFKLKNRHLFELSMAEIDHLYRKLMMEKNQQV, from the coding sequence ATGAATAAGGATACGTCTGAATCAAATCGTCGTGATCATCTTATCTCCCGGATTATCGAATTAGGTGTTTTTAAATTAAAAAACCGTCACCTGTTTGAATTAAGTATGGCAGAGATCGATCATCTTTATCGGAAATTGATGATGGAAAAAAATCAGCAAGTATAA
- a CDS encoding 2-hydroxycarboxylate transporter family protein — MAMPSENVNNMNNQDPNNNGIWAKIMEIKVGVLPLPLYIFIAAAVFLAAYFNELPSDMIGGFAVIMVIGMLLGDIGLKTPILKDIGGPTILSLLLPSIAVFLGWFNAPAIDAVDTLMSTSNFLYAYIAVLVVGSILGMSRVVLLQGFARMFIPLVAGTLSAVAVGLIVGSLFGYELYHTFFFIIVPIISGGIGEGILPLSISYATMIDQPSTELLAQLVPAAIIGNIVAIICAGMMKKLGEKRPDLNGNGVLVRAKGANDIFTEKQKEAPVDFRLMGAGVLVASTFFIFGGVLEGWVGISGAVLMIILAALVKVLNIMPAQMELGSHQLYKFVSSSFTWPLMVGLGIMFIPLESVAAVFSVSYVIICASVVLAMVGSGFFVGKLMNMYPIEAAIVTGCHSGLGGTGDVAILSASNRMGLMPFAQISTRLGGAATVIGATLLMRFFLG; from the coding sequence ATGGCTATGCCGAGTGAAAACGTAAACAACATGAACAACCAAGACCCAAACAACAACGGCATTTGGGCAAAAATTATGGAGATTAAGGTAGGAGTTCTACCATTACCTTTGTATATTTTTATTGCAGCAGCGGTTTTTTTGGCTGCCTATTTTAATGAATTACCAAGCGATATGATTGGCGGTTTTGCCGTCATTATGGTTATTGGAATGTTACTTGGAGATATAGGTTTAAAAACGCCAATTCTTAAGGATATTGGTGGTCCAACTATCTTATCTTTATTATTACCTTCTATTGCAGTGTTTTTAGGATGGTTTAATGCACCTGCTATTGATGCAGTTGATACATTAATGAGTACGTCCAACTTCTTATATGCTTATATTGCTGTTCTGGTAGTGGGAAGTATCTTAGGAATGAGTCGTGTTGTTTTACTTCAGGGATTTGCAAGAATGTTTATTCCACTTGTAGCAGGAACACTTAGTGCGGTTGCTGTTGGCTTGATTGTTGGTTCATTATTTGGATATGAGCTGTATCATACATTCTTCTTTATTATTGTACCAATTATTTCAGGCGGAATTGGTGAAGGAATTCTTCCACTCTCTATTTCGTATGCAACGATGATTGATCAACCATCAACAGAGTTACTTGCTCAATTAGTACCAGCTGCTATTATAGGTAATATCGTAGCAATTATTTGTGCAGGAATGATGAAAAAGCTTGGGGAAAAACGCCCTGACCTTAATGGTAACGGAGTGCTCGTTCGTGCTAAAGGTGCAAACGATATCTTTACCGAGAAGCAAAAAGAAGCTCCTGTAGATTTTCGTTTGATGGGTGCTGGTGTGCTTGTCGCTTCTACTTTCTTTATTTTTGGTGGAGTACTTGAAGGATGGGTAGGAATCTCTGGTGCTGTTCTAATGATTATTTTGGCGGCACTTGTAAAAGTACTTAATATTATGCCAGCTCAAATGGAGCTTGGTTCACATCAGCTTTATAAATTTGTATCATCTTCATTTACATGGCCTTTAATGGTGGGACTTGGAATTATGTTTATTCCATTGGAAAGCGTAGCAGCTGTATTCTCAGTTTCATATGTAATCATCTGTGCGTCAGTGGTTCTGGCAATGGTTGGTTCTGGTTTCTTTGTAGGCAAGCTTATGAATATGTATCCAATTGAAGCTGCGATCGTAACTGGTTGTCACAGTGGTTTAGGTGGTACTGGAGATGTGGCGATTCTTTCTGCATCAAATCGTATGGGGCTTATGCCATTTGCGCAAATTTCAACACGTCTTGGTGGAGCGGCAACAGTAATTGGTGCCACACTTTTAATGAGATTTTTCTTAGGATAA